A portion of the Candidatus Pristimantibacillus lignocellulolyticus genome contains these proteins:
- a CDS encoding glutamine amidotransferase — MNKVYLYVFDTMADWEIGYLTAELNSGRYYKKGLASSKIVTVGIEKTAVITMGGLTIIPDITLENCSIEGTDTLILPGGNTWMETIHQPILKIAQRCLAEGGIVAAICGATIGLAQIGLLNSRSHTSNDLEYLKMVCPTYTGENYYKMDSVVTDGKLITASGIAPLEFSVHVLKALDVFTSETLESWYSLNKTQQSHYFYELMNSIQ, encoded by the coding sequence ATGAATAAGGTATATCTATATGTGTTTGACACAATGGCAGACTGGGAAATAGGTTACTTAACTGCCGAATTGAACTCGGGAAGATATTATAAAAAGGGTCTGGCCTCATCTAAAATAGTTACTGTAGGTATTGAAAAGACTGCTGTAATTACAATGGGTGGATTAACAATAATACCCGACATTACACTTGAGAATTGCAGTATTGAAGGTACGGATACATTAATTTTACCCGGAGGAAATACATGGATGGAAACTATTCATCAACCAATATTGAAAATCGCCCAGCGATGTTTAGCAGAAGGGGGAATAGTTGCAGCGATTTGTGGTGCTACAATCGGACTTGCTCAGATAGGATTGTTGAATTCACGTTCACATACAAGTAATGATCTGGAATATCTTAAAATGGTCTGTCCTACGTACACTGGCGAAAACTATTACAAGATGGACTCTGTTGTAACTGATGGTAAGCTGATCACTGCATCAGGAATAGCTCCACTAGAATTTTCTGTTCATGTCTTGAAAGCTTTGGATGTATTCACTTCAGAAACATTAGAATCTTGGTATAGTCTTAATAAGACGCAACAATCGCATTACTTCTATGAGCTTATGAATTCAATTCAATGA
- a CDS encoding DNA alkylation repair protein, translated as MDFQMVMQELEALGKERTKKIYQSNGAQEPLFGVNTGEMKPLFRKIKLNQPLAEQLYATGNYDAMYFAGIIAEPKAMTEADFERWIDAAYFYMISDFIVAVTLSETDIAQQVSDKWIESGEELKMSAGWSCYCWLLGNRPDREFSESKIAKLLELAKNTIHDAPERAKSSINNFIYTVGVSYLPLHDLAFETAKIVGPVSIKSEKKKENVLIASEQIQKFIDKRDPGFKRKHVRC; from the coding sequence ATGGATTTTCAGATGGTTATGCAGGAACTTGAAGCTCTAGGTAAGGAACGAACGAAGAAAATTTACCAATCTAATGGGGCACAAGAACCGCTTTTTGGCGTAAATACAGGAGAAATGAAGCCTCTTTTTCGGAAAATAAAACTTAATCAACCTTTGGCTGAGCAGCTTTACGCTACAGGTAACTATGATGCCATGTACTTTGCAGGAATTATTGCTGAACCGAAGGCTATGACCGAAGCGGATTTTGAACGCTGGATTGATGCTGCTTATTTTTATATGATATCTGATTTTATCGTAGCGGTAACTTTGTCAGAAACAGATATTGCACAACAAGTTTCTGACAAGTGGATCGAAAGCGGTGAAGAACTGAAAATGTCGGCGGGATGGAGTTGTTACTGTTGGCTTTTAGGCAATCGCCCAGATCGTGAATTTTCCGAAAGTAAAATAGCTAAGTTGCTTGAATTGGCAAAAAACACGATACACGATGCACCCGAACGAGCGAAATCCTCCATAAATAATTTTATTTACACCGTAGGAGTATCTTATTTGCCGCTTCATGATTTGGCGTTCGAGACTGCGAAGATAGTGGGTCCTGTATCTATTAAGAGTGAGAAGAAAAAGGAAAACGTTCTAATCGCATCAGAACAAATTCAAAAGTTTATAGATAAAAGAGATCCTGGTTTCAAACGCAAACATGTAAGATGTTAG
- a CDS encoding alpha/beta hydrolase: protein MTIDRKQTPIKKKLLIFIWRAIVVVAILVVLFLAIVFIVDKVATNSEQGEINSYGQLVSVDGKKMNAFIQGTGEETIVLLPGFGTAAPALDFKPLVEELSPFYKVVVIEPFGYGLSDLTEVERSTDNIVSEIHQALQSLQIDRYILMAHSISGLYGLDYVNKYENEVSAFVGLDTSVPTIKEQKVEPSTLKKLNLLKKLGFARLFVKLGDNPYASLPYDDETKEQMRMLGLKNMLNPTQLNEIENMYSNFSEAESLTFPKNLPLLFFIQANHPVTDRWIPEHEEQIKDSVHGKVMTVEADHYLYRTEAKEIAENFRNFMNEIK, encoded by the coding sequence ATGACTATAGATAGGAAACAAACTCCAATCAAGAAAAAATTACTTATCTTTATATGGAGAGCAATAGTAGTAGTAGCTATATTAGTAGTCTTATTTTTAGCTATTGTTTTTATCGTTGATAAGGTAGCTACCAATTCGGAGCAGGGAGAAATAAATTCTTATGGTCAATTAGTGTCTGTAGACGGGAAAAAGATGAATGCATTTATTCAAGGAACAGGGGAAGAAACAATTGTACTCTTACCTGGTTTTGGAACAGCGGCACCAGCCCTTGATTTTAAGCCTTTAGTAGAAGAATTATCTCCATTCTATAAAGTTGTAGTTATTGAGCCTTTTGGTTATGGATTAAGTGATCTAACTGAAGTGGAACGAAGTACAGACAATATTGTAAGCGAAATTCATCAAGCATTGCAAAGTCTACAAATTGACCGTTATATTCTAATGGCTCACTCCATTTCAGGCCTTTACGGATTAGATTACGTGAACAAATATGAAAATGAAGTGAGTGCATTTGTTGGGCTTGATACCAGTGTTCCAACTATAAAAGAACAGAAGGTTGAACCTTCAACATTAAAAAAATTAAACCTACTCAAAAAATTAGGTTTCGCCAGATTGTTTGTGAAACTAGGCGATAACCCGTATGCTTCATTACCATATGATGATGAAACGAAAGAACAAATGAGAATGCTTGGTCTCAAAAATATGTTGAATCCAACCCAACTAAATGAAATTGAAAATATGTATTCTAATTTTAGTGAAGCTGAAAGTTTGACATTCCCAAAGAATCTTCCCCTTCTTTTCTTTATACAAGCGAATCATCCAGTAACTGATAGATGGATACCAGAGCATGAAGAGCAAATAAAAGATTCTGTTCATGGTAAAGTGATGACAGTGGAAGCAGATCATTATTTGTATCGTACGGAAGCAAAAGAAATTGCTGAAAATTTCAGAAACTTTATGAATGAAATAAAATAG
- a CDS encoding VWA domain-containing protein: MRVPHNKWRLGFLGKTVILAIIFSLVLSHQMIFAVGNSNQKIDVMLVIDSSTSMNNSDKNKVANEAMKLFVDMSSIQGDRIGVISYTDQIEREKALLQIDTVEDKQDLKDFIDDINRGPYTDLAIGVAEAVKVLEKSNSNSHFPMIVLLADGNNSLPEGRKQADSDKELQAAVQKATDNNIPIYTIGLNADGKLNKKVLEDLSAKTKGKSFVTSSAEDLPRILSEIFADHMKLKVIPLNTVVGNGQFQEINIEIPNSNVIEANISMMSAQKIEVKLIDPSGAEIALPSDDVVYSTSNAYTLLKLINPQQGDWKLQVKGVNEDKIDINLIFNYDLQVDVSIAPEQATYAVGDIVDIKATMSANGGQITDTEQYKDLKATLVITDMDTQQVQETELTNAATSFTGQFKIPDAHDYELMIKIEDANFYRESELLTISGKGAAQQATATPAPTTTPKGSTTPNEEEKEFPWLLLIIGVAALIIIIIAAILIAKWIKEKNRGFYGQLVIEVYDLDTNERTSPQYKKLNSFKGSFKLHHVLQLAPEFIETEKIMFKQGNDLIYVYNASDCSIEKSGRAFDATKGKELRKNERIMITLQQVNKSISLEYIV; encoded by the coding sequence ATGAGGGTGCCACACAATAAATGGAGATTAGGTTTTCTAGGGAAGACAGTCATTCTAGCAATTATTTTTTCATTAGTGTTAAGTCATCAAATGATTTTTGCTGTAGGTAATTCGAATCAGAAGATTGATGTCATGCTAGTTATAGATTCTAGTACATCTATGAATAATAGCGATAAAAATAAAGTAGCAAATGAAGCGATGAAGCTCTTTGTTGATATGTCATCTATTCAAGGGGATCGTATAGGGGTAATTTCTTATACTGATCAGATCGAACGAGAAAAAGCCTTGTTGCAAATTGATACGGTTGAAGATAAACAGGATCTAAAGGATTTTATTGATGATATTAATCGTGGTCCATATACCGATCTTGCTATTGGTGTTGCAGAAGCGGTAAAGGTATTGGAAAAGAGCAATTCAAACAGTCATTTTCCAATGATTGTATTACTTGCTGATGGAAATAATTCATTGCCTGAGGGACGAAAGCAAGCTGATTCTGATAAGGAACTTCAAGCTGCCGTACAAAAGGCAACTGACAACAATATTCCCATTTATACTATTGGTCTAAATGCGGACGGTAAACTCAATAAAAAAGTTTTAGAAGATTTATCAGCTAAAACAAAAGGAAAGTCGTTCGTAACGAGCTCAGCTGAGGACTTACCACGTATTTTAAGTGAAATATTTGCAGATCACATGAAGTTAAAAGTTATCCCGTTAAATACAGTAGTAGGAAATGGTCAATTTCAAGAAATTAATATTGAAATTCCTAATAGTAATGTAATTGAAGCTAATATTTCCATGATGTCAGCTCAGAAAATTGAAGTTAAGCTGATTGATCCATCCGGTGCAGAGATTGCTTTACCTTCAGACGATGTTGTGTATTCAACTTCTAATGCATATACATTACTAAAACTTATTAATCCACAACAAGGCGATTGGAAGTTACAAGTGAAAGGTGTAAACGAAGATAAAATTGATATTAATCTTATTTTCAATTATGACTTACAAGTTGATGTGAGTATAGCACCAGAGCAAGCTACCTATGCGGTTGGTGATATCGTTGATATTAAAGCAACAATGTCTGCCAATGGTGGGCAGATTACTGATACTGAACAGTATAAAGATTTAAAAGCGACACTTGTTATAACAGATATGGATACTCAGCAGGTTCAAGAGACGGAGCTTACTAATGCTGCAACAAGCTTCACTGGACAATTTAAAATTCCAGATGCACATGACTATGAGTTAATGATTAAAATCGAGGATGCTAACTTTTACCGTGAAAGCGAGCTGTTAACCATTAGCGGTAAAGGAGCAGCACAGCAAGCAACAGCGACACCTGCCCCGACGACTACACCGAAGGGTTCAACAACTCCAAATGAGGAAGAAAAGGAATTTCCTTGGCTACTGCTTATTATCGGTGTTGCAGCATTAATAATCATTATTATTGCGGCAATCTTGATCGCAAAGTGGATAAAGGAGAAAAATCGCGGGTTCTATGGTCAGTTGGTCATAGAAGTCTATGATCTTGATACAAACGAACGAACTAGTCCGCAATATAAAAAGCTAAATTCATTTAAGGGAAGTTTTAAATTACATCATGTATTACAACTCGCTCCTGAATTTATTGAAACGGAGAAGATCATGTTCAAACAAGGGAATGACCTGATTTATGTCTATAATGCATCTGATTGTTCAATTGAGAAATCAGGGAGAGCATTTGATGCAACGAAAGGTAAAGAACTAAGAAAAAATGAGCGTATTATGATTACGCTGCAGCAGGTTAATAAATCAATTTCATTAGAATATATTGTGTAG
- a CDS encoding DUF4097 domain-containing protein, producing the protein MRSYQTISKLLLVVLLAVGMTGCGSFATNVGNVVIGEGSGSGELISLQKESFKVDDFDKVQINVAAMVIFVTKSTTDNAEVELLVDDKIESKFTLEASIKSSKLDINVKEKEKNKSLINDTRGERKLNISLPDKVYDQLTINNNFGLVDVNDLNTKSIDITVDAGSIQLKSVVGEMKLEVNAGQIVVEGFSLENDLTAKTDAGAIRIDLNESPKSAEIKLVSEIGSVSSNLEGIDYSVNSSNKKTGTIGSNGYLIKASTSVGDIQVNAK; encoded by the coding sequence ATGAGATCGTATCAAACGATAAGTAAGTTATTACTGGTTGTTCTACTTGCAGTTGGGATGACAGGTTGCGGTTCATTTGCTACAAACGTTGGAAATGTTGTTATCGGTGAAGGTTCTGGTTCGGGCGAACTTATTAGTTTACAAAAAGAGTCATTCAAGGTTGATGATTTTGATAAAGTTCAGATCAATGTAGCTGCAATGGTAATATTTGTTACAAAAAGTACAACTGACAATGCAGAAGTGGAATTACTGGTTGACGATAAGATCGAAAGCAAATTTACATTAGAAGCTTCCATTAAATCTAGCAAATTAGATATTAATGTAAAGGAAAAAGAAAAAAACAAGAGCCTTATCAATGACACAAGAGGTGAAAGAAAGCTAAATATCTCGTTGCCGGATAAAGTGTATGATCAATTAACAATTAATAATAATTTTGGATTAGTAGATGTTAATGATTTAAATACGAAGAGTATAGATATTACTGTAGATGCGGGATCTATCCAGCTTAAAAGTGTAGTTGGTGAGATGAAACTTGAAGTTAATGCTGGTCAGATCGTAGTAGAAGGATTTAGTCTGGAAAACGATTTGACTGCAAAAACTGATGCAGGAGCAATTAGAATTGATTTGAATGAATCTCCGAAATCAGCTGAAATCAAGCTAGTAAGCGAAATTGGTTCAGTGTCGTCGAACTTGGAAGGAATCGACTATAGCGTGAATTCATCCAATAAAAAGACAGGAACAATTGGATCTAATGGTTATCTTATCAAGGCATCTACATCAGTGGGAGACATTCAAGTTAATGCAAAATAA
- a CDS encoding YdeI family protein produces the protein MTNIRTNAKVDEFLSKSKKWKQEYEQLRNIVLDCDLTEEFKWMHPCYTLKNKNIVLIHGFKDYCALLFHKGALLKDPQHILIQQTENVQAARQIRFTNVQQIVEMESILKDYIIEAIEVEKAGLEVKLKETAEYTVPEEFQNKLNEKADLKTAFEALTPGRQRAYIYYFSQPKQSKTRVSRVEKYMQQILDGKGLDD, from the coding sequence ATGACCAATATTAGAACCAATGCTAAGGTTGATGAATTTTTAAGTAAGTCTAAAAAGTGGAAGCAAGAATATGAGCAATTAAGAAATATCGTTCTTGACTGTGATTTGACCGAGGAATTCAAGTGGATGCATCCTTGTTATACGTTAAAAAATAAAAACATTGTGTTAATCCATGGATTTAAAGACTACTGTGCACTTCTGTTTCACAAAGGGGCCTTATTGAAAGATCCCCAACATATTCTAATTCAACAAACGGAGAATGTGCAAGCGGCGCGCCAGATTAGATTTACTAATGTTCAACAAATAGTAGAGATGGAGTCCATTTTAAAAGACTATATTATTGAAGCTATCGAAGTTGAAAAAGCTGGGTTAGAAGTAAAATTGAAAGAGACCGCAGAGTACACAGTTCCTGAAGAATTTCAAAATAAATTAAATGAAAAAGCTGACTTAAAAACTGCTTTTGAAGCATTGACGCCCGGGCGGCAAAGAGCTTACATTTATTATTTTTCTCAACCTAAACAATCAAAAACTCGTGTTTCTCGAGTTGAGAAATATATGCAACAAATTCTAGATGGAAAAGGATTAGATGATTAA
- a CDS encoding YafY family transcriptional regulator, whose protein sequence is MPKNDNMLSILWMLNTGVKVTAKQISEKLEINIRTVYRYIDALCASGVPIISETGHNGGYSLMNNFIRAPLLFEMDEKKALLHAAIFAKETGYPLSEALDNATSKLKMYSNQEQESILSRHLAGFEVINHRGDSSVQQVLLELEQSVANQFSVEIEYRPNREEQPKNRVIDPYGMVYWNNKWYTVAFCHLRNEFRSFRVDRILQIKPTQIIFDRPEAFSPREFFMQNLLPDLAGNNGLTSLIIRGRSEALDGLCLHWFLGHHLQERTSNQAIFLLDDKSIHTFVPYILLSYGKSIHVVEPQSLKEKIVSIASELIQYYQS, encoded by the coding sequence ATGCCAAAAAACGATAATATGCTATCGATTCTATGGATGCTGAATACGGGGGTAAAAGTTACAGCAAAACAAATATCCGAAAAGTTAGAAATAAATATAAGGACAGTTTATCGTTATATTGATGCATTATGTGCGAGTGGAGTACCTATTATATCGGAAACAGGTCATAATGGTGGGTATAGCTTGATGAACAATTTTATTAGAGCGCCATTGCTATTTGAGATGGATGAAAAGAAGGCACTCCTTCATGCTGCAATTTTTGCAAAAGAGACCGGATACCCTTTAAGCGAGGCGTTAGATAATGCAACATCAAAATTAAAGATGTATTCTAATCAAGAACAGGAAAGTATTCTTAGTCGTCATTTGGCCGGTTTTGAAGTGATAAACCATAGGGGAGACTCTTCAGTTCAGCAAGTGTTATTGGAATTAGAACAGTCTGTTGCAAACCAATTTTCTGTAGAAATTGAATATCGCCCAAACCGTGAAGAACAACCGAAAAATAGGGTGATAGATCCTTATGGAATGGTTTACTGGAACAATAAATGGTATACTGTTGCATTTTGCCACCTAAGGAATGAGTTTCGTAGCTTTCGAGTAGATCGGATTTTGCAAATCAAACCTACTCAAATAATATTTGATCGTCCAGAGGCATTTTCGCCCCGAGAATTTTTTATGCAAAATCTGTTACCTGATTTGGCTGGTAACAACGGATTAACTTCTTTAATTATCCGAGGTAGATCAGAGGCATTGGATGGCTTATGCCTACATTGGTTTTTGGGACATCATCTGCAAGAACGAACATCCAATCAAGCAATCTTTTTACTTGACGATAAATCAATTCATACCTTTGTTCCTTATATTCTCCTATCCTACGGGAAATCCATTCATGTTGTTGAACCACAGAGTTTGAAGGAAAAAATTGTCTCTATTGCATCAGAATTAATACAATATTATCAATCTTAA